One part of the Gemmatimonadaceae bacterium genome encodes these proteins:
- a CDS encoding Rieske 2Fe-2S domain-containing protein, producing the protein MITPPHTDRPEPDNAAQHACAQCARLDRRGFLGTASMVSIGALLAACGDGVFDGPESRLELVRDPIRIDPRLYPDLQTVGGRAVITAPGRAPMVVETTAVRQYRAFSLVCPHNGTVVGVVEDGYTCPNHGARFSRNGVWTGGQSTVDLTPIVVTVDSDGSLNVGGVVAPPGPPVLAVSQSTIAFASTVGGAVPAAQTVTISNAGGGALTGVTLALNYGSNQSSGWLAASLSTLATPSVLTLTVARGTLGAGTYTATIRVSAPGASNDAQTIAVTLVVIDTSTPPAVQLSASALSFSSDIGLSPAAKAVQVINSGSGTVGGLSIGITYGAGASGWLSTSSLSGTSTPSTLTVRPLTAALAVGTYSASITVSGAGVASRTLTVTLTVAVSGLAVTIAAWPALANVGGVAGSVGTLNFTAVAVVRSGANSFAAFSLTCPHAGTTVQVQNGQSFRCPNHGALWNANGVLLPNSPQRTSGLNPLHVTYTPGDPVLYVS; encoded by the coding sequence ATCGCCGAGGGTTTCTGGGGACGGCGTCAATGGTCTCGATCGGTGCCTTGCTGGCCGCCTGTGGCGACGGGGTATTCGATGGTCCCGAATCGCGGCTGGAGCTGGTCCGTGACCCGATTCGGATTGATCCTCGATTGTATCCGGACCTCCAGACGGTCGGCGGGCGTGCGGTGATCACCGCGCCGGGACGCGCCCCGATGGTGGTGGAAACCACGGCGGTTCGCCAGTACCGCGCGTTCTCGCTGGTGTGTCCGCACAATGGCACGGTCGTCGGTGTTGTTGAAGATGGATATACCTGTCCCAATCACGGGGCGCGGTTTTCGCGCAATGGCGTGTGGACTGGTGGACAGTCAACCGTCGACCTGACGCCGATTGTCGTCACGGTCGATTCGGACGGCAGTCTGAATGTTGGCGGCGTGGTCGCGCCGCCGGGTCCCCCCGTACTGGCCGTCTCGCAGAGTACAATTGCCTTCGCGTCAACGGTCGGTGGTGCCGTGCCCGCGGCGCAAACCGTAACCATCTCGAATGCAGGTGGAGGGGCGCTGACCGGCGTCACGCTCGCGCTCAACTATGGAAGCAATCAGTCATCGGGATGGCTGGCGGCCTCATTGTCGACGTTGGCGACGCCATCCGTGCTGACACTGACGGTCGCTCGCGGCACCCTTGGCGCGGGCACCTATACCGCGACCATCCGTGTCTCGGCGCCGGGTGCCAGCAACGACGCGCAGACGATTGCGGTGACGCTGGTGGTGATCGACACCAGCACACCTCCCGCGGTGCAGCTTTCCGCATCGGCCCTCAGCTTTTCCAGCGACATCGGCCTGTCGCCAGCGGCCAAGGCGGTGCAAGTGATCAACTCGGGCAGCGGAACGGTTGGTGGGCTGTCGATCGGTATCACCTACGGAGCTGGCGCGTCCGGTTGGCTATCGACGTCGTCGTTGAGTGGCACGTCGACGCCCAGTACCTTGACGGTCCGGCCCCTCACCGCGGCGCTGGCCGTCGGAACGTATTCCGCGTCGATTACAGTCTCCGGCGCCGGCGTCGCTTCTCGAACGCTCACGGTCACGCTGACGGTCGCGGTAAGCGGTCTGGCGGTCACCATCGCAGCCTGGCCGGCGCTCGCCAACGTGGGTGGCGTGGCAGGTTCCGTGGGGACGCTCAATTTCACGGCGGTGGCCGTTGTACGAAGCGGAGCCAACAGTTTTGCCGCGTTTTCGCTCACCTGTCCCCACGCGGGCACCACAGTCCAGGTCCAGAATGGCCAGAGTTTCCGGTGCCCCAACCACGGGGCCTTGTGGAATGCCAATGGGGTCCTCCTCCCCAACTCGCCCCAGCGCACCAGCGGGCTGAATCCGCTGCATGTGACGTACACGCCGGGCGATCCGGTGCTGTATGTCTCGTGA